A single Hippocampus zosterae strain Florida chromosome 1, ASM2543408v3, whole genome shotgun sequence DNA region contains:
- the si:ch73-233f7.1 gene encoding protocadherin beta-7 isoform X1, with translation MDQRLSRRSWVPVTGLVICLLLCACVVDLVLAQIRYSIPEELEHGAFVGNIAEDLGLDVSKLSARRFRIVSGAKKQYLEVNLENGILFVNEKIDREELCERSPGCFLHLQVVIENPLELYRVEVEILDVNDNSPAFPWSEFNIDVTESAAPGSCFPLESAQDLDVGTHSLRSYQLGANEHFILNIQTRNDGSKFAELVLDKPLDRERQKKHAMILTAFDGGSPERSGTALITITVLDANDNVPVFDRSVYRARLVENAPRGTLVLKLNATDLDEGSNGEVTYAFSGHAPLRVRELFSVDPYTGEVRVKGVVDYEKANVYELYVQARDRGPSAVAVHGKLLVDIVDVNDNSPEVILTSVSTPVQEDASPGTVLAVISVMDRDSGENGNVDCQIPNNVPFQLHSSFKNYYTLVTSELLDREAVSEYNVTVTARDLGSPPLSTRKTIAVQVSDINDNPPRFSQPSYTVYVTENNAPGASICTVTAFDPDSNQNAYLSYSILEGQIQGMPVSTYVSINSDNGNVYALRSFDYEQLRNFQILVQAQDAGFPPLANNVTVNVFVLDQNDNAPIIVSPLPKNGTVATEVVPRSVDAGYLVAKVTALDADAGQNSRLSYQVMQATDPGLFSVALYTGEIRSIRRLLEKDASRHRLVILVKDNGQPPLSATVSVVLTVVDSVPESLSDYGDLTLSRQPPSNLALYLIVSLSTISFIFLVAIIVLAAVKCYKDRETPSGYNLPPFACCCCGGFQPEPPPEIFKKSNLNLQISSAANKVPTNCTEVNGSSSLTQPYCYKVCLTPESSKSDFMFLKPCSSAGTPRNNEAKSAEQHSWSASVNYGATTPNEVDVCRRTVELKQPNTDWTLTKNQNSSIKSYNSINMDGTLMRKAMHADPENFVTSMAPGQYWTWGTHMRGTKGMTSQTEYYKMSTSPSGVTSRPWTPRCTPPPQQQQPSNPPHHHPHPHPHPPPDYHHNVYIPGTPSGFCTLRPVAQRSDLDAHNSFSTFGKKRRLQMSPQGEAAMINNDLYND, from the exons ATGGATCAGAGGCTCTCCAGACGTAGCTGGGTGCCGGTGACCGGGCTCGTAATCTGTCTCCTTCTCTGTGCATGCGTGGTGGACTTGGTGCTGGCTCAAATTCGCTACTCCATCCCCGAGGAGCTGGAGCACGGGGCTTTCGTGGGCAACATCGCGGAGGACCTGGGCTTGGATGTATCCAAGTTGTCCGCACGTCGATTTCGAATCGTGTCCGGAGCCAAGAAGCAATATTTAGAAGTGAATTTAGAGAATGGCATTTTGTTTGTTAACGAAAAAATAGACAGAGAGGAGCTTTGCGAGCGCAGCCCTGGCTGTTTCTTACATCTCCAAGTTGTCATCGAAAACCCTTTAGAGCTGTACAGAGTCGAAGTCGAGATTTTAGACGTGAATGACAACTCCCCCGCTTTCCCTTGGAGCGAATTTAACATCGACGTTACGGAGTCGGCTGCGCCCGGCTCCTGCTTCCCGTTAGAGAGCGCGCAAGACTTGGACGTGGGCACTCATTCTTTGCGCTCCTACCAGCTGGGCGCAAACGAACACTTCATTCTCAACATCCAGACGCGCAACGACGGGAGCAAGTTTGCGGAGCTGGTGCTGGACAAGCCTTTAGACCGGGAGCGGCAGAAAAAGCACGCGATGATTTTGACGGCCTTTGACGGGGGGTCGCCGGAACGCTCCGGAACCGCTTTAATCACCATCACGGTGCTGGACGCGAACGACAACGTGCCCGTGTTCGATCGATCTGTGTACCGGGCCAGACTGGTGGAAAACGCGCCCAGGGGGACGCTGGTGCTCAAGCTGAACGCCACCGACTTGGACGAGGGCTCCAACGGGGAGGTGACCTACGCCTTCAGCGGACACGCGCCTCTCAGAGTGCGCGAGTTGTTCAGCGTGGATCCGTACACGGGCGAGGTCCGCGTAAAAGGCGTCGTGGACTACGAGAAAGCCAACGTGTACGAGCTGTACGTGCAAGCGAGGGACAGGGGACCCTCGGCCGTGGCCGTGCACGGCAAATTGCTGGTCGACATCGTGGACGTGAACGACAACAGCCCCGAAGTCATTCTCACGTCCGTGTCCACGCCAGTCCAGGAAGACGCGTCGCCGGGGACCGTTCTCGCCGTTATCAGCGTCATGGACCGGGACTCGGGTGAGAACGGCAACGTGGACTGTCAAATCCCCAACAACGTGCCCTTTCAGCTGCACTCCTCTTTTAAAAACTACTACACGCTGGTGACGAGTGAGCTTTTGGACAGAGAGGCCGTGTCCGAGTACAACGTCACAGTGACGGCGCGCGATTTGGGCTCCCCGCCGCTTTCCACCCGGAAAACCATCGCGGTGCAAGTGTCTGACATCAACGACAACCCCCCGCGCTTTTCACAGCCGTCATATACTGTCTACGTAACCGAGAATAACGCCCCGGGCGCTTCCATTTGCACCGTGACTGCCTTCGACCCGGATTCTAACCAGAACGCCTATCTGTCTTATTCTATTCTCGAGGGTCAAATTCAGGGCATGCCCGTGTCCACGTACGTGTCCATTAACTCGGACAACGGCAACGTTTACGCACTGCGCTCCTTTGATTACGAGCAGCTTAGAAACTTTCAGATTCTCGTGCAAGCTCAGGACGCGGGTTTCCCACCGCTGGCCAACAACGTGACAGTGAACGTGTTTGTTTTGGACCAAAACGACAATGCTCCGATCATCGTGTCCCCGCTGCCGAAGAACGGCACCGTCGCCACGGAGGTGGTGCCCCGCTCTGTGGATGCCGGTTATCTTGTGGCCAAAGTGACGGCGCTGGACGCGGACGCGGGGCAAAATTCGCGGCTGTCTTATCAGGTGATGCAGGCGACCGATCCCGGGCTGTTCAGCGTGGCGCTGTACACGGGTGAAATTAGGAGCATTCGCCGACTGCTGGAGAAAGACGCGTCCAGACACAGACTGGTTATCCTGGTGAAGGACAACGGGCAGCCTCCTCTCTCCGCCACCGTCTCCGTTGTCCTCACGGTGGTGGACAGCGTGCCCGAGTCCTTATCCGACTACGGCGACCTCACGCTCAGCCGGCAGCCCCCCTCTAACCTCGCGCTCTACTTAATCGTGTCACTCAGCACCATATCTTTCATCTTCCTCGTGGCCATCATCGTCTTGGCCGCGGTCAAGTGCTACAAGGACCGGGAGACCCCGAGTGGCTACAATCTGCCCCCCTTCgcgtgctgctgctgcggcggctTCCAGCCCGAGCCTCCCCCGGAGATATTCAAGAAATCCAACCTCAACCTGCAGATTTCCTCCGCGGCTAACAAGGTGCCCACCAACTGCACGGAGGTGAACGGAAGCAGCAGCCTGACTCAGCCTTATTGCTATAAAGTGTGTTTGACCCCGGAGTCGTCCAAAAGTGACTTCATGTTTTTGAAGCCGTGCAGCTCCGCCGGCACGCCGCGGAACAACGAAGCAAAGAGCGCGGAGCAGCACTCGTGGAGCGCGTCTGTGAACTACGGAGCGACTACCCCCAACGAGGTAGATGTATGCAGACGCACAGTAGAG ctGAAGCAGCCAAACACAGATTGGACTCTCACTAAGAATCAGAATTCTTCCATCAAAAG TTATAATTCCATCAACATGGATGGAACACTGATGCGTAAGGCCATGCATGCGGACCCGGAAAACTTCGTCACCTCCATGGCACCTGGACAGTACTGGACGTGGGGCACTCACATGAGAGGCACTAAGGGTATGACAAGCCAAACTGAAT ACTATAAAATGTCTACATCGCCCAGTGGCGTTACCTCCCGGCCCTGGACTCCTCGCTGCACTCCTCCACCCCAGCAGCAGCAACCTTCTAACCCCCCACACCATCAccctcacccacacccgcacccGCCACCAGACTACCATCACAATGTGTACATTCCCGGAACGCCATCAGGCTTCTGCACCCTGAGGCCTGTGGCACAGCGCAGCGACTTGGACGCCCATAACTCCTTCTCCACCTTTGGCAAGAAGCGACGCCTCCAGATGTCCCCTCAGGGGGAGGCTGCCATGATCAATAACGACCTGTACAATGACTGA
- the si:ch73-233f7.1 gene encoding protocadherin-10 isoform X5: protein MDQRLSRRSWVPVTGLVICLLLCACVVDLVLAQIRYSIPEELEHGAFVGNIAEDLGLDVSKLSARRFRIVSGAKKQYLEVNLENGILFVNEKIDREELCERSPGCFLHLQVVIENPLELYRVEVEILDVNDNSPAFPWSEFNIDVTESAAPGSCFPLESAQDLDVGTHSLRSYQLGANEHFILNIQTRNDGSKFAELVLDKPLDRERQKKHAMILTAFDGGSPERSGTALITITVLDANDNVPVFDRSVYRARLVENAPRGTLVLKLNATDLDEGSNGEVTYAFSGHAPLRVRELFSVDPYTGEVRVKGVVDYEKANVYELYVQARDRGPSAVAVHGKLLVDIVDVNDNSPEVILTSVSTPVQEDASPGTVLAVISVMDRDSGENGNVDCQIPNNVPFQLHSSFKNYYTLVTSELLDREAVSEYNVTVTARDLGSPPLSTRKTIAVQVSDINDNPPRFSQPSYTVYVTENNAPGASICTVTAFDPDSNQNAYLSYSILEGQIQGMPVSTYVSINSDNGNVYALRSFDYEQLRNFQILVQAQDAGFPPLANNVTVNVFVLDQNDNAPIIVSPLPKNGTVATEVVPRSVDAGYLVAKVTALDADAGQNSRLSYQVMQATDPGLFSVALYTGEIRSIRRLLEKDASRHRLVILVKDNGQPPLSATVSVVLTVVDSVPESLSDYGDLTLSRQPPSNLALYLIVSLSTISFIFLVAIIVLAAVKCYKDRETPSGYNLPPFACCCCGGFQPEPPPEIFKKSNLNLQISSAANKVPTNCTEPCSSAGTPRNNEAKSAEQHSWSASVNYGATTPNELKQPNTDWTLTKNQNSSIKSYNSINMDGTLMRKAMHADPENFVTSMAPGQYWTWGTHMRGTKGMTSQTEYYKMSTSPSGVTSRPWTPRCTPPPQQQQPSNPPHHHPHPHPHPPPDYHHNVYIPGTPSGFCTLRPVAQRSDLDAHNSFSTFGKKRRLQMSPQGEAAMINNDLYND from the exons ATGGATCAGAGGCTCTCCAGACGTAGCTGGGTGCCGGTGACCGGGCTCGTAATCTGTCTCCTTCTCTGTGCATGCGTGGTGGACTTGGTGCTGGCTCAAATTCGCTACTCCATCCCCGAGGAGCTGGAGCACGGGGCTTTCGTGGGCAACATCGCGGAGGACCTGGGCTTGGATGTATCCAAGTTGTCCGCACGTCGATTTCGAATCGTGTCCGGAGCCAAGAAGCAATATTTAGAAGTGAATTTAGAGAATGGCATTTTGTTTGTTAACGAAAAAATAGACAGAGAGGAGCTTTGCGAGCGCAGCCCTGGCTGTTTCTTACATCTCCAAGTTGTCATCGAAAACCCTTTAGAGCTGTACAGAGTCGAAGTCGAGATTTTAGACGTGAATGACAACTCCCCCGCTTTCCCTTGGAGCGAATTTAACATCGACGTTACGGAGTCGGCTGCGCCCGGCTCCTGCTTCCCGTTAGAGAGCGCGCAAGACTTGGACGTGGGCACTCATTCTTTGCGCTCCTACCAGCTGGGCGCAAACGAACACTTCATTCTCAACATCCAGACGCGCAACGACGGGAGCAAGTTTGCGGAGCTGGTGCTGGACAAGCCTTTAGACCGGGAGCGGCAGAAAAAGCACGCGATGATTTTGACGGCCTTTGACGGGGGGTCGCCGGAACGCTCCGGAACCGCTTTAATCACCATCACGGTGCTGGACGCGAACGACAACGTGCCCGTGTTCGATCGATCTGTGTACCGGGCCAGACTGGTGGAAAACGCGCCCAGGGGGACGCTGGTGCTCAAGCTGAACGCCACCGACTTGGACGAGGGCTCCAACGGGGAGGTGACCTACGCCTTCAGCGGACACGCGCCTCTCAGAGTGCGCGAGTTGTTCAGCGTGGATCCGTACACGGGCGAGGTCCGCGTAAAAGGCGTCGTGGACTACGAGAAAGCCAACGTGTACGAGCTGTACGTGCAAGCGAGGGACAGGGGACCCTCGGCCGTGGCCGTGCACGGCAAATTGCTGGTCGACATCGTGGACGTGAACGACAACAGCCCCGAAGTCATTCTCACGTCCGTGTCCACGCCAGTCCAGGAAGACGCGTCGCCGGGGACCGTTCTCGCCGTTATCAGCGTCATGGACCGGGACTCGGGTGAGAACGGCAACGTGGACTGTCAAATCCCCAACAACGTGCCCTTTCAGCTGCACTCCTCTTTTAAAAACTACTACACGCTGGTGACGAGTGAGCTTTTGGACAGAGAGGCCGTGTCCGAGTACAACGTCACAGTGACGGCGCGCGATTTGGGCTCCCCGCCGCTTTCCACCCGGAAAACCATCGCGGTGCAAGTGTCTGACATCAACGACAACCCCCCGCGCTTTTCACAGCCGTCATATACTGTCTACGTAACCGAGAATAACGCCCCGGGCGCTTCCATTTGCACCGTGACTGCCTTCGACCCGGATTCTAACCAGAACGCCTATCTGTCTTATTCTATTCTCGAGGGTCAAATTCAGGGCATGCCCGTGTCCACGTACGTGTCCATTAACTCGGACAACGGCAACGTTTACGCACTGCGCTCCTTTGATTACGAGCAGCTTAGAAACTTTCAGATTCTCGTGCAAGCTCAGGACGCGGGTTTCCCACCGCTGGCCAACAACGTGACAGTGAACGTGTTTGTTTTGGACCAAAACGACAATGCTCCGATCATCGTGTCCCCGCTGCCGAAGAACGGCACCGTCGCCACGGAGGTGGTGCCCCGCTCTGTGGATGCCGGTTATCTTGTGGCCAAAGTGACGGCGCTGGACGCGGACGCGGGGCAAAATTCGCGGCTGTCTTATCAGGTGATGCAGGCGACCGATCCCGGGCTGTTCAGCGTGGCGCTGTACACGGGTGAAATTAGGAGCATTCGCCGACTGCTGGAGAAAGACGCGTCCAGACACAGACTGGTTATCCTGGTGAAGGACAACGGGCAGCCTCCTCTCTCCGCCACCGTCTCCGTTGTCCTCACGGTGGTGGACAGCGTGCCCGAGTCCTTATCCGACTACGGCGACCTCACGCTCAGCCGGCAGCCCCCCTCTAACCTCGCGCTCTACTTAATCGTGTCACTCAGCACCATATCTTTCATCTTCCTCGTGGCCATCATCGTCTTGGCCGCGGTCAAGTGCTACAAGGACCGGGAGACCCCGAGTGGCTACAATCTGCCCCCCTTCgcgtgctgctgctgcggcggctTCCAGCCCGAGCCTCCCCCGGAGATATTCAAGAAATCCAACCTCAACCTGCAGATTTCCTCCGCGGCTAACAAGGTGCCCACCAACTGCACGGAG CCGTGCAGCTCCGCCGGCACGCCGCGGAACAACGAAGCAAAGAGCGCGGAGCAGCACTCGTGGAGCGCGTCTGTGAACTACGGAGCGACTACCCCCAACGAG ctGAAGCAGCCAAACACAGATTGGACTCTCACTAAGAATCAGAATTCTTCCATCAAAAG TTATAATTCCATCAACATGGATGGAACACTGATGCGTAAGGCCATGCATGCGGACCCGGAAAACTTCGTCACCTCCATGGCACCTGGACAGTACTGGACGTGGGGCACTCACATGAGAGGCACTAAGGGTATGACAAGCCAAACTGAAT ACTATAAAATGTCTACATCGCCCAGTGGCGTTACCTCCCGGCCCTGGACTCCTCGCTGCACTCCTCCACCCCAGCAGCAGCAACCTTCTAACCCCCCACACCATCAccctcacccacacccgcacccGCCACCAGACTACCATCACAATGTGTACATTCCCGGAACGCCATCAGGCTTCTGCACCCTGAGGCCTGTGGCACAGCGCAGCGACTTGGACGCCCATAACTCCTTCTCCACCTTTGGCAAGAAGCGACGCCTCCAGATGTCCCCTCAGGGGGAGGCTGCCATGATCAATAACGACCTGTACAATGACTGA